The Photobacterium sanguinicancri genome includes the window TGAAGCAGTGTTACCAAGCTAAACCCATGTTTAGCTCGATATAACTTAAGCGTATTAAAGGAAGTGAAAGGATGGATTGATCTTGATTATTCAATCACCAATACAAATAAAACCACCGAAAATGAATAAATATTAAGCAATATCTTTTAAGTGCCAATCAATCTCTGACTTATTCATCTGCGACAGCAGGGTATTTGTCTGGGAGAAATGCTGACAACCAAAGAAACCACGGTACGCAGACAGGGGTGACGGGTGAGCCGAGGTCAAAACGTGGTGACGAGTCGTATCAATTTGCTTTCCTTTTTTCTGTGCGTGCGCGCCCCACAGCAAAAAGACAAGGCCTTCAGCCTGTGAATTCAACGCCTCAATGACATGATCGGTAAACGTTTCCCAACCAATTTTGGCATGCGAGTGGGCCTTACCCTGCTCAACCGTCAGTACGGTATTAAGTAACAAAACACCTTGCTGAGCCCAAGGCTGTAGATAGCCATGGTTAGGGATAATAAAGCCATCAATGTCGGTCGCTAATTCTTTATACATATTCGCGAGTGAGGGGGGTGTTTTGACTCCAGGTAATACAGAAAAACTCAGGCCGTGTGCTTGATGAGGGCCGTGGTAGGGATCTTGCCCTAAAATGACAACTTTCACTTGATCAAAAGGCGTAGAATCAAACGCATTAAATACATCAGCTTCAGGTGGGAATATGGCCTTGCCTGCCGCACGCTGATTCGCGACATAGTCTTCAATATGCGTAAAGTATTCTTTAGTGCTTTCTTGCGAAAATAAGGTTTGCCAGTTGAAAGTGTGAATCATGAGCATGTCCTACAACCAATAATAATGACCCGTATTTTACCGAGCCATTATAATAAGGACAGCGAATCATTTGTGTGGCACCACGGGAGTGCGCCAATGACCACGGCCTTGGATTGGGCGATACGCCTGAGGCAGTGATGTAA containing:
- the ung gene encoding uracil-DNA glycosylase encodes the protein MIHTFNWQTLFSQESTKEYFTHIEDYVANQRAAGKAIFPPEADVFNAFDSTPFDQVKVVILGQDPYHGPHQAHGLSFSVLPGVKTPPSLANMYKELATDIDGFIIPNHGYLQPWAQQGVLLLNTVLTVEQGKAHSHAKIGWETFTDHVIEALNSQAEGLVFLLWGAHAQKKGKQIDTTRHHVLTSAHPSPLSAYRGFFGCQHFSQTNTLLSQMNKSEIDWHLKDIA